The Pyrococcus kukulkanii genome contains a region encoding:
- a CDS encoding molybdenum cofactor synthesis domain-containing protein — protein sequence MAFLKVIPLEEALKVVLSFKLPVEVEEVDLANALGRIVAEDVYSPIDVPPFDRATVDGYAVRAEDTFMASEASPVKLKVVGEVHAGEVPSIELGKGETVYISTGAMLPKNADAVIQFEDVERVNDEIIIQKPAYPGLGVMKKGADIEKGKLLIKKGTKLTFKETALLSAVGIHKVRVFKRPRVAVISTGNEVVLPGQELKPGQIYDINGRAITDAVNELGGEGIFIGIAQDNRDSLKELIERAIEVGDLIILSGGASGGMRDLTASVIEELGEVKVHGIAIQPGKPTIIGIVKGKPIFGLPGYPTSCLTNFTLLVAPLLLKSLGREGKVKKVKAKLKHKVFSVKGRRQFLPVKLEGNIAVPILKGSGAVTSFIDADGFIEIPENVESLDEGEEVEVTLFSF from the coding sequence ATGGCGTTCTTGAAGGTAATCCCACTTGAAGAGGCCCTCAAGGTAGTTCTCTCATTTAAACTTCCTGTTGAGGTCGAAGAAGTTGACCTCGCGAATGCCCTCGGAAGGATAGTTGCTGAAGACGTCTACTCCCCGATAGACGTCCCTCCCTTCGATAGGGCCACCGTGGATGGATACGCCGTTAGGGCCGAAGATACCTTCATGGCGAGCGAGGCTAGCCCTGTTAAGCTCAAGGTCGTTGGGGAAGTTCATGCCGGAGAAGTCCCTTCGATAGAGCTTGGGAAAGGGGAGACAGTGTACATTTCCACGGGGGCAATGTTGCCGAAGAATGCTGATGCAGTAATCCAGTTCGAGGACGTTGAAAGGGTCAACGATGAAATCATAATTCAAAAACCCGCTTATCCCGGGCTAGGCGTCATGAAGAAGGGGGCGGATATAGAGAAAGGGAAGTTGTTGATTAAGAAGGGAACGAAGCTCACGTTCAAGGAGACGGCCCTTCTCTCTGCGGTTGGCATCCACAAGGTTAGGGTCTTCAAGAGGCCGAGAGTAGCCGTGATAAGTACCGGTAACGAAGTTGTGCTCCCAGGACAGGAGCTTAAGCCGGGCCAGATATACGACATAAACGGGAGAGCGATAACCGATGCTGTGAACGAATTGGGTGGGGAAGGGATTTTCATTGGGATAGCTCAGGACAACAGGGACAGCCTGAAGGAGCTCATAGAAAGGGCAATTGAAGTTGGTGACTTGATAATTCTCAGCGGAGGGGCAAGCGGGGGAATGAGGGATCTTACTGCATCAGTCATAGAGGAGCTTGGGGAAGTGAAGGTTCACGGAATAGCAATCCAGCCCGGAAAACCGACCATAATAGGCATAGTTAAGGGCAAACCCATATTTGGCCTCCCTGGATATCCGACGAGCTGTTTAACTAACTTCACCCTGCTCGTTGCTCCCTTACTCTTGAAGTCCTTGGGAAGGGAGGGTAAAGTAAAGAAGGTCAAAGCCAAGTTAAAGCATAAAGTATTCTCGGTAAAGGGGAGGAGGCAGTTCCTACCGGTAAAGCTTGAAGGCAACATCGCTGTCCCCATACTGAAAGGTAGCGGGGCCGTAACGAGCTTCATAGATGCGGATGGCTTCATAGAGATACCTGAGAATGTTGAGAGCCTTGACGAGGGTGAGGAAGTTGAGGTTACACT
- a CDS encoding type II toxin-antitoxin system PemK/MazF family toxin: MNRMNQGEIWIARVPYSDVSDKISSIGKTLSSNSRKEYVLILGDVRPVLVLSADKYHRANSNEFIIACPLTSRLKKPLKFQINSNQLNLMI, translated from the coding sequence ATGAATCGAATGAATCAGGGGGAGATATGGATAGCAAGGGTTCCTTATTCTGACGTTTCCGATAAGATTAGTTCCATTGGAAAAACGCTCTCTTCCAATTCTCGGAAAGAATATGTGTTAATTTTAGGAGATGTTCGACCTGTGCTGGTTCTTAGCGCGGATAAGTATCATAGGGCTAATTCCAATGAATTTATAATAGCCTGTCCGTTAACAAGTAGGCTAAAAAAGCCATTGAAGTTTCAAATAAACTCAAATCAGCTGAATTTAATGATATAA